From a region of the Salvelinus fontinalis isolate EN_2023a chromosome 13, ASM2944872v1, whole genome shotgun sequence genome:
- the fam89b gene encoding leucine repeat adapter protein 25, with amino-acid sequence MNGFQSSPPECPGSVSSIEGLPPLPKGLSGILNSSGGSWRDIEKVYSKRTRIQADISKSRVSNSLGLSKPQSLDAALAVLRKEMVGLRQLDMSLLCQLWSLYESIQEYKGAFQDISSSLLSESTFTTENGYSEEEEDDEEEDNDVDNVPRDPPGTSLSLQPTQNSRDQWIKESFHIPL; translated from the exons ATGAATGGGTTCCAGTCCAGTCCTCCTGAATGTCCAGGGAGCGTCTCTTCAATCGAAGGACTACCCCCTTTGCCAAAAGGCCTCAGCGGCATCCTGAACTCCAGTGGTGGCTCATGGAGAGACATCGAAAAAGTATACAGTAAACGGACACGCATTCAGGCCGATATCAGCAAGTCTAGAGTGAGCAACTCTCTTGGCCTCAGCAAGCCTCAAAGTCTGGATGCAGCGCTCGCTGTGCTGCGCAAAGAAATG GTGGGCCTGAGGCAGTTGGACATGTCTCTGCTCTGTCAGCTGTGGTCTCTCTATGAGTCTATCCAGGAGTACAAAGGAGCCTTCCAGGACATCTCGTCCTCTCTGCTTTCAGAGAGCACCTTCACTACAGAAAATGGTtactctgaggaagaggaggatgacgaAGAGGAGGACAACGATGTTGACAATGTACCTAGGGATCCACCTGGCACTTCACTGTCTCTCCAGCCAACTCAAAACTCTCGTGACCAATGGATCAAAGAGTCTTTCCACATTCCCTTATAA
- the LOC129869069 gene encoding protein ZNRD2-like encodes MCTTFFWGKKRRAATRHSSGIMALNADDDDFEWTPPSESEMKVIHAQRERQDKISKLMGAYLLKGYKMLGECCEQCGTILLQDKQKKNYCVACQELDSDVDKDNPALNAQAALSQVRERQLASQPVTQANEAPSSDTPLSITGQPRPEHCEGAASGLRGPLPPPANPSPASTVTPSFLPPSTPSIQPVQVPAPLVAPAPHPALSSAEEVVLHKLRWATQELQHSASVEASIQLCSLIRSCADSLRSLKELHQS; translated from the exons ATGTGTACAACGTTTTTTTGGGGGAAGAAACGGCGTGCAGCAACCAGGCATAGCAGTGGAATTATGGCACTGAATGCAG ATGATGATGACTTTGAGTGGACACCCCCTTCAGAATCTGAGATGAAGGTTATTCATGCTCAGCGGGAACGACAGGACAAGATAAGCAAGCTCATGGGCGCCTACCTCCTCAAGGGCTACAAGATGTTAGGAGAATGCTGTGAGCAATGTGGG ACGATTCTCCTTCAGGACAAGCAGAAGAAGAACTACTGTGTTGCATGTCAGGAGCTGGACTCTGACGTAGACAAGGACAACCCAG CTCTGAATGCCCAAGCTGCCCTGTCACAGGTCCGAGAGAGACAGCTGGCCTCTCAGCCTGTCACTCAGGCCAATGAAGCACCCTCCAGCGACACCCCCCTCTCCATCACTGGGCAGCCCAGACCAGAGCACTGTGAGGGGGCTGCGTCAGGACTGAGAGGACCCCTACCTCCACCAGCCAACCCCTCCCCTGCATCCACCGTGACCCCCAGCTTCCTCCCTCCGTCCACCCCCTCCATCCAGCCAGTCCAGGTGCCAGCCCCACTAGTAGCCCCTGCACCTCACCCAGCCCTATCCAGTGCTGAGGAAGTAGTGCTGCACAAGCTGCGGTGGGCCACACAGGAGCTCCAGCACTCAGCCTCAGTAGAGGCCAGTATCCAGCTGTGCAGCTTGATCCGCAGCTGTGCAGATTCACTGCGCAGCCTGAAAGAGCTTCACCAATCATGA